In Desmospora activa DSM 45169, one genomic interval encodes:
- a CDS encoding bifunctional aldolase/short-chain dehydrogenase has protein sequence MPVNLWEQEKAAPLTGIEELVYRSNLLGQDRSVANWGGGNTSMKTVEWDFMGQEVAVMWVKGSGADLATMKSEHFTALRLDDVLPLFERDEMEDEEMVAYLRHCMMDSQHPRMSIETLLHAFLPFNHVDHTHPDAIVSICCTEDGEAIAREIYGDRFVWVPYIRPGFQLSKIIGEKVRANPQAELVLMEKHGLVTWGETSEQCYQSTMKVIQAAEDYIETRVKSVGEQLFNGEKAKPLNTDERKAILTAILPLIRGRVSREKRMIVSVDDSDAVMNFVNSVDAPRLSQVGAACPDHLVHTKRLPLYVDWDPAEHDTRELKRRMEEGINRYESDYRNYFERNQQDGDAMFEPVPRVILIPGIGMVTTGKSKKMADISRQLYQRAIAVMKGSSVLGSFVSLNEKESFDVEYWPLELYKLSLAPPEAEFSRQVAFITGGAGGIGGATARKLVQQGAHVVLADLNQEGAAQLAHELNEQTGEKRAVSIGMDVTDEGMVKAAYGEAVNHFGGIDILVNNAGLATSSPLEETSLDEWNRNLNVLTTGYFLVAREAFALMKTQRLGGNMVFIGSKNSVYAGKNAAAYSTAKAAEAHLARCIAAEGGPYGIRVNTVLPDAVLSGSAIWTSRWREERAAAYGIEPDQLEEYYRKRTLLQVNVYPDDIAETVLYLASSKAAKTTGCMITVDGGVPAAFTR, from the coding sequence TTGCCGGTGAATTTATGGGAGCAGGAAAAAGCGGCACCACTTACGGGAATAGAGGAGCTGGTCTACCGTTCCAATTTATTGGGGCAAGACCGTTCCGTCGCCAACTGGGGCGGAGGAAATACTTCGATGAAGACCGTGGAATGGGACTTCATGGGGCAGGAAGTCGCTGTGATGTGGGTGAAAGGAAGTGGAGCCGACTTAGCGACGATGAAGTCGGAACATTTCACCGCTTTACGTTTGGATGATGTACTGCCCTTGTTTGAACGGGATGAGATGGAGGATGAGGAGATGGTTGCTTATCTCCGCCATTGTATGATGGACAGCCAACATCCGCGCATGTCGATTGAAACCCTTTTGCATGCTTTTCTCCCTTTTAACCATGTGGATCACACCCATCCTGATGCGATCGTCAGTATCTGTTGCACGGAAGACGGGGAGGCGATCGCACGGGAGATCTACGGCGACCGCTTTGTCTGGGTTCCTTATATCCGACCAGGGTTCCAATTGTCAAAAATAATCGGAGAAAAGGTACGAGCGAACCCGCAGGCAGAGTTGGTCCTGATGGAAAAACACGGGTTGGTAACCTGGGGAGAGACTTCGGAGCAATGTTATCAATCGACGATGAAGGTGATCCAAGCGGCGGAAGATTATATTGAGACACGTGTAAAAAGTGTTGGCGAGCAATTGTTTAACGGCGAAAAGGCGAAACCTCTCAACACTGATGAAAGAAAAGCGATCCTCACTGCGATCCTACCTCTGATTCGCGGCCGGGTCAGCCGGGAGAAGCGAATGATTGTAAGTGTGGATGACAGCGATGCGGTGATGAATTTTGTCAATAGCGTGGATGCTCCCCGTTTGTCTCAGGTGGGGGCGGCGTGCCCCGACCATCTCGTCCATACCAAACGGCTGCCCCTGTATGTGGATTGGGATCCCGCTGAGCATGATACAAGGGAATTGAAGCGGCGCATGGAAGAAGGAATCAATCGTTATGAAAGCGATTACCGAAACTATTTTGAGCGGAATCAGCAGGACGGTGATGCGATGTTTGAACCGGTTCCCCGTGTCATTCTCATCCCCGGCATCGGGATGGTGACGACAGGCAAAAGCAAAAAAATGGCCGATATCAGCCGACAGCTGTATCAGCGGGCGATTGCGGTGATGAAAGGAAGCTCGGTGCTGGGAAGTTTTGTCTCCTTAAATGAGAAGGAATCCTTTGATGTGGAATATTGGCCATTGGAGTTGTATAAGCTTTCCCTCGCCCCGCCCGAGGCAGAATTCTCCAGGCAGGTGGCTTTTATCACAGGGGGAGCGGGTGGAATCGGCGGTGCCACCGCACGCAAGTTGGTACAACAAGGTGCCCATGTGGTTTTGGCCGATTTAAATCAGGAGGGTGCAGCCCAGTTGGCCCATGAGTTAAACGAGCAAACGGGAGAAAAGCGAGCTGTGTCCATCGGCATGGATGTGACAGATGAAGGGATGGTGAAAGCGGCTTACGGAGAAGCTGTCAACCACTTTGGCGGGATCGACATTTTGGTGAATAACGCCGGCTTGGCCACCTCCAGCCCTTTGGAAGAGACATCTCTCGATGAATGGAACCGGAACCTCAATGTTTTAACCACCGGCTATTTTCTTGTGGCGCGGGAGGCCTTCGCCCTGATGAAAACACAACGATTAGGGGGCAACATGGTCTTCATCGGTTCAAAGAATTCCGTATATGCAGGCAAAAATGCCGCGGCATACAGCACGGCCAAAGCGGCGGAGGCTCATTTGGCCCGTTGTATTGCGGCAGAAGGCGGCCCATACGGGATACGCGTCAACACGGTGTTGCCCGATGCGGTTTTGTCCGGCTCCGCTATTTGGACTT
- a CDS encoding purine-cytosine permease family protein: MKLGYTAGTLDTGQLPQEDKPIAKHRLHGLRHFLGLFAGEHVAGTEFVIGATFVLWGVSAADVLLGLIFGNLLAVLTWTFICAPIATDTRLTLYSYLKKIAGPSMQKVYNAVNGVLYCVLGGAMITVAASAVRILFGIPVQTQWYPTSASFIFLVLIIGSIVAIVAAMGFKSVAQFSSICAPWLLLMFISGAVVMLPELVAMSGTVSGLHSVSDFLQLANAHIWTGQPMGGGEEMGMLHVMAFAWIANLAMHGGLSDMAIFRFAKSYRYGYASAVGVFFGHYIAWICAGIMGAAAAMVLNTSIAQLDSGEVAYQALGAVGILAVIIAGWTTSNPTLYRAGLAFQTIFHRYSVRRVTAITGAVTTVIACFPFVFTKLLDFVGYMGLILVPVGTIVFTEHWIFPKIGYTRYWAQYKGLRLNVPALASWMIGVAFAVCMDTFGIIHLYFLFVPTWVVTMVAYLILAGLGGAREQYPEAEREEKQRQEQIRQEQAIEAEGISPHPGSQISSTRIKVAGASALLAILALLGMAGAVFAGMMELDEYKALALVPSLIYFVSATIWIGKKEQSKESVSSRTPSL; this comes from the coding sequence ATGAAACTGGGTTACACGGCAGGGACACTGGATACCGGTCAACTGCCACAGGAGGACAAACCTATCGCCAAGCACCGTTTGCATGGGTTGCGACACTTTCTCGGGTTGTTTGCGGGGGAGCATGTAGCCGGCACGGAGTTTGTGATCGGGGCGACGTTTGTTCTGTGGGGAGTAAGTGCTGCGGACGTCTTGCTGGGATTGATTTTCGGTAATTTGCTGGCGGTGTTGACTTGGACGTTTATTTGTGCGCCGATTGCCACCGATACTCGTTTGACGCTTTATTCGTATTTGAAAAAGATCGCCGGTCCATCCATGCAAAAAGTATACAATGCGGTTAACGGTGTGTTGTACTGCGTACTGGGTGGAGCAATGATCACCGTTGCCGCTTCCGCCGTCCGGATTTTGTTTGGGATTCCGGTGCAAACGCAGTGGTATCCAACAAGCGCTTCTTTTATCTTTCTCGTCTTGATCATTGGCTCCATCGTCGCCATTGTGGCTGCGATGGGCTTTAAATCCGTCGCTCAATTTTCTTCCATCTGTGCGCCATGGCTGTTATTGATGTTTATTAGCGGCGCCGTGGTAATGCTGCCGGAGCTGGTTGCAATGAGTGGTACCGTCTCGGGATTGCACTCGGTTTCAGATTTCCTCCAGCTGGCTAACGCTCATATCTGGACCGGTCAACCAATGGGTGGCGGGGAAGAGATGGGGATGCTTCATGTGATGGCGTTTGCCTGGATCGCCAACTTGGCGATGCATGGAGGATTGAGCGATATGGCTATCTTTCGGTTTGCCAAAAGTTATCGCTATGGGTACGCTTCCGCCGTGGGCGTCTTTTTCGGACATTACATCGCTTGGATTTGTGCCGGGATTATGGGGGCTGCCGCCGCGATGGTGTTAAATACGTCGATCGCTCAGTTAGATTCCGGTGAAGTCGCCTATCAAGCTTTGGGAGCCGTTGGGATCTTGGCTGTGATCATTGCCGGGTGGACTACTTCTAACCCTACCTTGTATCGGGCGGGACTCGCATTTCAAACGATTTTCCACCGCTACTCCGTCAGAAGGGTAACCGCCATTACCGGCGCCGTTACCACTGTTATCGCCTGTTTTCCCTTTGTGTTTACCAAGCTGCTGGATTTTGTCGGATACATGGGATTGATCTTAGTTCCCGTTGGCACCATTGTTTTTACCGAACATTGGATCTTTCCCAAAATCGGCTATACACGGTATTGGGCTCAATACAAGGGATTGCGCCTTAATGTGCCAGCGTTGGCCAGCTGGATGATCGGCGTTGCTTTCGCCGTGTGCATGGATACTTTCGGGATCATCCACCTCTACTTTTTGTTTGTACCCACCTGGGTGGTGACGATGGTGGCTTATCTTATCTTGGCGGGATTGGGGGGAGCTAGAGAACAGTATCCGGAAGCGGAAAGAGAGGAAAAACAGCGCCAGGAACAAATTAGACAGGAACAAGCAATTGAAGCCGAAGGGATTTCACCCCATCCCGGATCGCAAATATCTTCCACGAGGATAAAAGTGGCCGGTGCATCTGCTTTGTTGGCGATTTTGGCATTGTTAGGGATGGCAGGAGCAGTGTTTGCAGGAATGATGGAATTGGACGAGTATAAGGCACTCGCCCTCGTTCCGTCTTTAATCTATTTTGTATCCGCTACCATCTGGATCGGTAAAAAGGAACAGAGTAAAGAAAGCGTATCATCAAGAACCCCATCATTGTAA
- the nadE gene encoding ammonia-dependent NAD(+) synthetase has translation MRPLQREIIDELYVRPSIEPEQEVRVRIQFIKEYLRHTGAQGLVLGISGGQDSSLAGRLSQLAVEELRRETGQSSRFIAMRLPYGIQKDEEDAQRSLRFIQPDETLTVNIQEAVDATTHAFQQATGQTLSDFVKGNAKARERMKAQYTVAGAYHLLVVGTDHAAEAVTGFFTKFGDGACDLIPLFGLNKRQGKELLRHLGADPAIYEKVPTADLLDDRPGQADEAELGLTYPIIDDYLEGKEVDEQAASLIENKFLATRHKRALPVSPFDEWWKA, from the coding sequence ATGAGACCGCTGCAACGAGAAATTATCGACGAATTGTACGTCCGCCCTTCTATTGAGCCGGAACAGGAAGTGCGGGTGCGCATCCAATTTATCAAAGAATACCTGCGGCATACCGGAGCACAGGGGTTGGTTCTCGGCATTTCCGGAGGACAGGATTCCAGCTTGGCTGGTCGTCTATCTCAACTAGCCGTAGAAGAGCTGCGCCGGGAAACCGGGCAATCGTCTCGCTTTATCGCGATGCGCCTCCCCTATGGAATCCAAAAAGATGAGGAAGACGCACAGCGCTCCCTTCGCTTTATCCAGCCGGACGAGACCCTGACCGTCAATATCCAAGAAGCGGTAGATGCGACTACACATGCCTTCCAGCAAGCCACGGGCCAAACCTTGTCTGACTTTGTCAAAGGGAATGCCAAGGCGCGGGAGCGGATGAAGGCACAATATACGGTAGCCGGCGCCTACCATTTATTGGTGGTAGGAACGGACCATGCCGCTGAAGCGGTAACTGGCTTTTTTACCAAATTTGGAGATGGCGCTTGTGACCTGATCCCCCTATTTGGACTCAACAAGCGGCAAGGAAAGGAATTACTGCGCCACTTAGGGGCGGACCCCGCCATTTATGAAAAAGTGCCGACAGCCGATTTATTGGACGACCGACCGGGACAAGCCGATGAAGCGGAGCTGGGCTTAACGTATCCCATCATTGACGATTATTTGGAAGGAAAAGAAGTGGATGAGCAAGCGGCCAGCTTAATTGAAAACAAATTTCTCGCCACCCGCCACAAACGCGCGCTTCCCGTTTCTCCCTTTGACGAATGGTGGAAAGCGTAA
- the fdhD gene encoding formate dehydrogenase accessory sulfurtransferase FdhD — protein sequence MAKAPYSHSSRRWVEEVRATSRKRKPDEVTVEEPMEIRLLPFQAREAFSVAVTMRTPGHDYELAAGFLWTEGILDHPQQIHRIHYCRNPREPQHFNIVQVALREGVDLNWKRFTRHFYQSSSCGVCGKASLEAIRVQGVSPVTRAFQVPPATIRTLGDSLRQKQSAFDRTGGLHAAAWFDLEGRLIAVREDVGRHNAVDKLLGHFFLANGEPLNDGILMVSGRTSFEIMQKAAVAGVGLVAAVSAPSSLACDLAQEFGITLIGFARGNRFNIYTGEERIAEED from the coding sequence ATGGCAAAAGCACCCTATTCACACTCTTCTCGTCGCTGGGTGGAAGAGGTACGGGCTACCTCGCGCAAACGGAAACCGGACGAGGTAACCGTGGAAGAGCCGATGGAGATCCGGCTGCTTCCCTTTCAGGCGCGGGAAGCCTTCTCTGTGGCGGTAACCATGCGTACTCCCGGCCATGATTATGAGCTGGCCGCCGGTTTCTTATGGACGGAGGGGATATTGGATCATCCTCAACAGATCCATCGTATTCACTATTGTCGCAATCCCCGCGAACCACAACATTTCAACATTGTACAAGTGGCGCTCAGGGAAGGGGTTGACCTGAATTGGAAGCGCTTCACCCGTCACTTTTATCAGAGCTCCAGTTGTGGTGTCTGCGGCAAAGCTTCTTTGGAAGCCATACGGGTGCAAGGGGTTTCTCCCGTCACGCGCGCTTTCCAAGTGCCTCCCGCCACCATTCGTACTTTAGGCGATTCTCTGCGGCAAAAACAGTCCGCCTTTGATCGAACTGGCGGGCTTCACGCCGCCGCCTGGTTTGACCTAGAGGGCCGTCTCATCGCCGTACGGGAGGATGTTGGCCGCCACAATGCAGTGGATAAACTGTTGGGTCATTTTTTTCTGGCTAACGGTGAACCCCTAAACGACGGTATCCTGATGGTGAGCGGACGCACCAGTTTTGAAATCATGCAAAAAGCAGCTGTGGCCGGAGTCGGACTGGTAGCCGCCGTATCTGCTCCCTCCAGCCTCGCCTGCGATCTGGCGCAAGAATTTGGGATCACGTTGATCGGCTTTGCTCGCGGGAATCGGTTCAACATTTACACTGGGGAGGAGCGAATTGCGGAGGAAGATTGA
- a CDS encoding cytosine permease, which yields MPWVAVIGGLVMTTTATVGYVAIERLSIVAVPLRLFLMGGLIGKIMGSEGKSEWLFALPKGDITLTMGSAISMVMASWMMIVVACPDLARWAKSKKDAFYAGFFGFLLGNSVMICLAILLVRMTGIEDVILIMLSVGWGVFALLILVLAQWTINDNLLYSAGLGLSSLIRHTPKYMLTMISGLIGSAIAFFQIHEYFNVFLTVIGALLSPVAAIYLVEFLFLNRTRFLFSFIQDKKIPSFYWTAMISWVLVFITTPTNDGGLGWFSITGASSLDGFLFAGLFHLLIGKITQKMNVHKGEVADV from the coding sequence ATGCCATGGGTAGCGGTCATCGGTGGGCTCGTGATGACCACCACGGCCACAGTAGGCTATGTTGCGATTGAACGTTTGAGTATTGTCGCGGTTCCCCTGAGGCTGTTTCTGATGGGGGGACTCATTGGAAAGATTATGGGATCAGAGGGGAAAAGTGAGTGGCTGTTCGCGCTTCCGAAAGGAGACATCACCCTGACGATGGGTTCTGCCATCTCCATGGTGATGGCCAGCTGGATGATGATTGTTGTCGCCTGTCCCGATCTGGCACGCTGGGCCAAAAGTAAAAAAGATGCCTTTTATGCCGGTTTTTTCGGTTTCCTATTGGGTAATAGCGTCATGATTTGTCTGGCGATTCTATTAGTAAGAATGACGGGAATTGAAGATGTTATTCTTATTATGCTCTCTGTCGGTTGGGGAGTTTTTGCGCTTCTGATCTTGGTTTTGGCTCAATGGACCATCAACGACAATCTGTTGTATTCTGCCGGTTTGGGGCTTTCCAGCTTAATCCGTCATACGCCGAAATATATGCTAACCATGATTTCAGGACTGATCGGCTCTGCCATCGCCTTTTTCCAAATTCATGAGTACTTCAATGTATTCCTCACAGTTATCGGAGCACTTCTTTCACCGGTTGCTGCCATTTATCTGGTTGAATTTTTGTTTTTAAATCGAACGCGTTTTCTCTTCTCTTTTATTCAAGACAAAAAGATCCCCTCCTTTTATTGGACCGCGATGATATCCTGGGTATTGGTATTTATAACAACGCCTACAAATGACGGCGGCCTGGGCTGGTTTTCTATCACGGGGGCATCCAGCTTGGACGGCTTTTTATTTGCTGGACTTTTTCATTTGCTGATCGGTAAAATCACGCAAAAAATGAACGTACATAAAGGGGAGGTCGCCGATGTCTAG
- a CDS encoding GNAT family N-acetyltransferase: MSRFTIYTAAEKPELLTRINTLAKNSFPRFIFDGEVVFKEQSDSFLEHYPECQFALFDGEEMVSGGVTVPLSWNGSMEDLPETTDDFIPFQYQSPNVLCALAGLVADNHRGRGISRDVLLAMKRIGQEKGFSSLIAPVRPNHKERYPLLSLDDYIHWKREDGAPYDPWIRVHWRLKAPMLKIMPKAAVVRGTIREWEDWTGMRFLSSGPYVVPGALVPVEMDLEKNEGVYLEPNIWMEHQIEPYDE; encoded by the coding sequence ATGTCTAGATTTACAATATATACGGCGGCTGAAAAACCGGAGTTGCTCACCAGAATCAACACCTTGGCAAAAAATTCATTTCCACGCTTCATCTTTGATGGGGAGGTTGTCTTTAAGGAGCAGTCGGATTCGTTTCTAGAGCACTACCCTGAGTGTCAGTTCGCCTTATTCGACGGAGAAGAAATGGTTAGCGGGGGTGTCACCGTCCCGCTGTCTTGGAACGGATCGATGGAGGATCTACCAGAGACAACGGATGACTTTATCCCATTTCAATACCAATCACCCAATGTTCTCTGTGCGCTAGCCGGTTTGGTCGCGGACAACCATCGCGGAAGAGGAATCAGCCGGGATGTGTTATTGGCAATGAAGCGCATCGGACAAGAGAAGGGGTTTTCGTCATTAATCGCTCCCGTCCGCCCCAATCACAAAGAGCGCTATCCATTGTTGAGCTTGGATGACTATATTCACTGGAAACGGGAGGACGGAGCGCCGTATGATCCTTGGATTCGCGTTCATTGGCGACTAAAGGCTCCGATGTTAAAAATTATGCCGAAGGCGGCGGTCGTTCGCGGCACGATTCGCGAATGGGAAGATTGGACTGGCATGCGCTTTCTGAGCAGTGGTCCCTATGTGGTTCCTGGAGCCTTGGTACCAGTGGAAATGGATTTGGAAAAGAACGAAGGGGTCTATTTAGAGCCAAATATTTGGATGGAGCATCAAATCGAACCGTATGATGAATAG
- the sigB gene encoding RNA polymerase sigma factor SigB, with amino-acid sequence MSTRPQKRNLTDGDILDMIHLYQEEGDESVQEKLVEHYTSLVETLASKFSKGNEPFEDLTQVGMIGLLAALKRYDPTFGRSFEGFAVPTIVGEIKRYIRDKTWSVHVPRRIKELGPRIKKAVEELTIQYQRSPQVDEIATYLEVSPEEVLETMEMGRSYNAVSVDSPIEASSDGSHVTLLDLVGNADRGYDQVDQKMLLDRAFQVLTERERDIIEMTFFDNMSQKQTGEQLGISQMHVSRLQRRALRKLREAIRMEPTEII; translated from the coding sequence ATGTCGACTCGCCCGCAAAAACGCAATCTAACCGATGGTGATATCCTTGATATGATTCACCTCTACCAAGAAGAGGGGGATGAAAGCGTTCAGGAGAAGCTGGTGGAACACTACACCTCGCTTGTGGAGACGCTGGCTTCCAAATTTTCCAAGGGGAATGAGCCCTTTGAGGATTTGACCCAAGTGGGAATGATCGGCCTGCTTGCAGCCCTGAAACGGTATGATCCCACCTTTGGACGTAGTTTTGAGGGATTTGCCGTTCCGACGATTGTCGGGGAGATAAAGCGCTACATTCGGGACAAGACCTGGAGCGTTCATGTTCCCCGCCGCATTAAAGAACTGGGGCCGCGCATCAAGAAGGCGGTCGAAGAGCTGACCATCCAGTATCAACGCTCTCCCCAAGTAGATGAGATCGCCACCTATCTGGAAGTAAGTCCAGAGGAAGTGCTGGAAACGATGGAGATGGGGCGAAGCTACAATGCGGTTTCAGTCGATAGTCCCATCGAGGCTAGCAGCGACGGCAGTCATGTGACCCTGCTTGATCTAGTGGGCAACGCGGATCGCGGATATGATCAGGTTGACCAGAAAATGCTGCTGGATCGCGCTTTCCAAGTGCTAACCGAGCGGGAACGGGATATCATTGAGATGACTTTTTTTGATAACATGAGCCAAAAACAGACCGGTGAACAATTGGGGATCTCGCAAATGCACGTTTCCCGCTTGCAACGGCGCGCTCTACGCAAGCTGCGGGAGGCGATCCGCATGGAACCGACTGAAATTATATAA
- the rsbW gene encoding anti-sigma B factor RsbW — translation MVHSSDQIELAIPAKAQYVGVVRLAVSGIANRMGFDYDDIEDMKLAVAEACTNAVDHAYSGKAGQIVIRFQIHQDRLEVVVKDEGNSFDIDTVKRRSGPINTCLPLTAMRERGLGLHLMETLMDRVVIDGSRGVVVTLIKFIRRDEVDHDVDSPAKTQSNRW, via the coding sequence GTGGTGCATTCCAGCGATCAGATCGAATTGGCCATACCTGCAAAGGCCCAATATGTGGGCGTGGTTCGGTTGGCCGTCTCCGGCATCGCCAACCGCATGGGCTTTGATTATGATGACATCGAAGATATGAAGCTGGCCGTTGCGGAAGCCTGCACCAACGCAGTGGACCACGCTTATTCCGGTAAAGCGGGTCAAATTGTGATCCGGTTTCAAATTCATCAGGATCGACTTGAAGTCGTAGTGAAAGATGAAGGCAACAGTTTTGACATCGACACTGTGAAACGGCGCTCCGGTCCGATTAATACCTGCCTGCCGTTGACTGCGATGAGGGAAAGGGGGTTGGGTCTGCATCTGATGGAGACCTTGATGGATCGAGTGGTCATCGATGGGAGTCGAGGAGTGGTTGTGACACTCATCAAGTTTATTCGAAGGGACGAGGTGGATCATGATGTCGACTCGCCCGCAAAAACGCAATCTAACCGATGGTGA
- a CDS encoding STAS domain-containing protein, with the protein MNVSIEERTHEANVTTLIVSGEVDAFTAPQLREKLMPLCKANREIHLDLSQVDYMDSTGLGVLIGAYKSLCAKKGRLVLTGISPRLKRLLKITGLTEIIDIEDGA; encoded by the coding sequence ATGAATGTATCGATAGAAGAACGGACACATGAAGCAAATGTAACTACGTTAATCGTATCGGGAGAAGTGGACGCCTTTACCGCGCCGCAACTGCGGGAAAAGCTGATGCCCTTGTGCAAGGCCAACCGCGAAATCCATCTGGATTTGTCGCAAGTCGATTATATGGACAGCACAGGGTTGGGTGTCCTGATCGGTGCTTATAAGTCCTTGTGCGCGAAAAAGGGTCGATTGGTACTGACGGGAATAAGCCCGCGTCTGAAGCGGCTGTTGAAAATCACTGGACTGACGGAAATTATAGACATTGAAGACGGAGCGTAA
- a CDS encoding PP2C family protein-serine/threonine phosphatase, with product MQEQIIQQYRELLTSYLRDKSEDHLYAAQQMSKWMMEQKIPPEEMVSYHAEAVKSELPDLPPSVRDSFDVLIEMMIGYGISLREHENLLSRQKELEYEIEVAVGMQQTLLPDAPPSLSGLDVGVISVPANRMSGDYYNFVDHGCGAVGVALSDIIGKGIPAALCMSMIKYAMDQLDHPLGPADILRRLNIVVERNVDPSMFITMVYGVYDGKRHLFRYAAAGHEPGLYYHSASGEFRDMTTRGLVLGVTKDVTYEEYELYMEPGDAIILFSDGVTEARIDGQFLGRERLLELIAPYIDQPSQQAVEAIYQELYERANYKQKDDQTILMLRRQP from the coding sequence ATGCAAGAACAAATCATACAACAATATCGGGAGTTACTCACCTCTTACCTGCGGGACAAGAGTGAAGACCATCTGTATGCCGCTCAACAGATGAGCAAATGGATGATGGAACAGAAAATCCCTCCGGAAGAGATGGTCAGCTACCATGCAGAAGCGGTGAAAAGCGAACTGCCGGATCTCCCTCCTTCCGTACGGGATTCTTTTGATGTTCTGATTGAGATGATGATCGGTTACGGTATTTCCTTGCGCGAGCACGAAAATTTACTCAGCCGGCAAAAAGAGCTGGAATATGAGATTGAAGTGGCTGTTGGGATGCAACAGACGTTACTTCCTGATGCGCCTCCTTCTTTGTCAGGGCTGGATGTGGGCGTGATCAGTGTTCCCGCCAACCGCATGAGCGGCGATTATTATAATTTTGTCGATCATGGATGTGGAGCCGTCGGCGTCGCCTTATCCGATATCATCGGAAAAGGAATCCCCGCCGCCCTTTGTATGTCCATGATCAAATATGCGATGGATCAGCTGGATCATCCATTGGGGCCTGCGGATATTTTGCGCCGCCTCAATATTGTGGTGGAACGGAACGTTGATCCAAGCATGTTCATCACGATGGTTTATGGGGTATACGATGGTAAACGGCACCTTTTTCGCTATGCTGCCGCCGGACATGAACCGGGTTTATATTATCACAGTGCCAGCGGGGAATTTCGCGATATGACGACCCGAGGGTTGGTGTTAGGTGTAACCAAAGATGTCACTTATGAAGAGTACGAACTGTACATGGAACCGGGGGATGCGATTATCCTCTTTTCCGACGGAGTGACGGAGGCGCGGATCGATGGGCAGTTCCTGGGACGGGAACGCTTACTAGAGCTGATTGCACCTTATATCGATCAGCCCAGTCAACAGGCGGTGGAAGCGATCTATCAGGAGCTGTATGAACGGGCCAACTATAAGCAAAAGGACGATCAAACGATCCTTATGCTTCGGCGTCAGCCGTGA
- a CDS encoding type II toxin-antitoxin system PemK/MazF family toxin: MIVKRGDVYFADLSPVVGSEQGGVRPVLVIQNNIGNRFSPTVIIAAITAQIQKAKLPTHVEIDAKSYGFDRDSVILLEQIRTIDKQRLTDKITHLDDEMMVRVNEALNISLGLIDF, translated from the coding sequence TTGATTGTGAAGCGTGGCGATGTATACTTTGCCGATCTTTCTCCAGTGGTCGGATCAGAACAAGGTGGGGTTCGGCCTGTTTTGGTAATTCAAAACAACATCGGAAACCGGTTTAGCCCCACTGTAATCATCGCCGCGATCACCGCTCAGATCCAAAAGGCGAAATTGCCGACACATGTCGAAATCGATGCAAAATCTTACGGGTTTGACCGGGACTCTGTAATTTTGCTGGAGCAGATTCGTACCATCGATAAACAGCGCCTGACGGATAAGATCACCCATCTGGATGACGAGATGATGGTACGGGTGAATGAGGCGCTCAATATCAGTTTAGGTCTTATCGATTTTTAA
- a CDS encoding CopG family ribbon-helix-helix protein, protein MLSETKRIMISLPQHLLQEVDGLVEKENSNRSELVRQAMKMYLHERKKRLIREMMQQGYMEMAKINLNIASEAFEAEEEADDKTIRLVSGV, encoded by the coding sequence ATGTTGTCCGAGACGAAGAGGATCATGATTAGCCTACCTCAGCATTTGCTCCAAGAAGTAGACGGGCTGGTGGAAAAGGAAAATTCAAACCGCAGCGAACTTGTCCGCCAAGCGATGAAAATGTACCTCCATGAACGGAAAAAAAGGTTGATCCGGGAAATGATGCAACAAGGTTATATGGAAATGGCTAAGATTAACTTAAATATTGCTTCGGAAGCGTTTGAGGCGGAAGAAGAAGCTGACGACAAGACGATTCGTCTGGTTAGCGGGGTGTAA